Within Winogradskyella helgolandensis, the genomic segment ATCTAAATAACAGTAAATATGTGGATTTCACATATAAAATTACTCATTAAAGCATAAAAGATTCAATACTCTCCGACTCCACAATTAAGCACAACTTTGTTGTTTAAAAGCGCTTGGGCTGAAAGCACAAAAAGTTGTATTTACAGGATGGGATTCACTAGAGAACAACGACGTTAATCTCTCTAACTCCACAACACTCACAACTGTATTGTGAATGAAAATATAAAAATCCATCAAGTTTACTTGAATGGATTTTTGTGTTTAATTATCGTGCTAATTAAAGCAAAACAAATAAAATTGTTCTTCATTAAAGAAAATAAAAATCACCAGCCATTTCCTATATATATTTTGTTTACTAAATTAGTTGCCTCATCACACCTAAACATCTTTTAAGTCATTCAACACATAACGACCTCAACTCCACATGAAACTAACAGTAGCGCTATGTTTTATATTGATATCTCTATTTCTTTCAACACAGTTAAACGCCCAGGACACAGTAGAGTGGTCAAAAGACAGAAAATTAAACTGGTCGGATTTTAAAGCAGCTCCTAATTTAGATATTGTGGCTTATGCCCTCACTTCTTACAAAATAGAAATCCTACCAATTGATATTATGGTTGATGCAGATGAGAATATTCAGGATTATGAAGCATTAACAGTTGTAGCTAATTTTTATACGGAACATTCTTGGGTTTATGAAAAAAGCGCCTATTTACTTTTACATGAACAATTACACTTTGATATCGCTGCCTTATATGCTTTTAAAATCCGTAAAGCGTTTGAAAAATTAAAAGCACAGAAGAATGCTAATTACAATTCTTATGTAAGTGTCTATCAAGAATTATGGAAGGAATGTCTCGAAACACAAAAATCTTACGATAAGGAAACACAGCATGGGCAATTAGTTACTATAAACGATACTTGGATCGATAAAATTACCGAGCAAATAAATGTTTTTGAACAATAAAGAAAAGCTAAGAATCTATAAGCGTAGTTTTAATTTTATTGATCACATAAAATCATTTTAACTCAATTTCTATATAAACAGGAAAATGGTCGGAAGGAAACTTAAAATCTATTGCACTTGAAAACACAGCATATTTAGGTACAAGAACATTGGGTGATTTTGAAACGAATATATAATCGATTCGACGTGTTGCGGATTCATTATATTGAAAGGCATTAAATGTTCCCTCTGGCCCAAACTTTAACGTGGCTATTTGTCTTGAATCAGACATAGTTGGTAAAATTTCTGCGACAACCTTACTATTAGGTTCTACATTAAAATCCCCCATTAAAAGTACAGGATAGTTTTCGGTATTTTCTAACGCCATCTTTTTTAAAATGAGCTTCATGCCTTCTTTTTGTGCTTCTTCACCAACATGATCTAAATGTGTATTGAACACCCAGAACTTTTGACCATTGTCTTTTAAAGTAAATAAGCCGTAAGTGCAGACTCTCGGATAAGCCGCATCCCAACCTTTTGACACTACTGTTGGAGAATCTGATAACCAAAAGGTATGTTGTTTTTCGACTTTCAGTTTTTTTGAATTGTAGTAAATCGCAGAAAACTCGCCTTCTCCATTACCATCTCTTCCTTCACCTATAAATTTATAATCTAGCAAAGCAGAATTTAAATCTTCTATTTGATTTGGTCTTGCTTCTTGAATGCCAAAAACATCTGGACTCAAAAATAAGATTTGAGAACTTAAAAAGTCTTTTCGATTTGACCATGCATTCTCACCGTCTGATGCAATATCCAAACGAATATTATAAGTCATTGCCTTAAGGCTGACCTTACTTCTTTTAACCTCAGGCTTATTAATTTTAGAACTACAACCTAAAACGATAAGGCTAATAAAACATAATGCAATTCGTTTCATGTATTAAATGTTTCTAGCTTAAAAAATTATAACAAGCACTTACATATAAAGTAATATTAATACTTAATCATTATGCTCTGAAGCGACTTTTATCCTTTCAAACGTCAATTCTGGTTCATCGGTAGTAATGTAATCAAAATCATGAGCTAATAACCAATCTATATCTTCTTCTTTATTTGCTGTCCAACCATTTAATTTGAGACCTAAATCTTTAGCTTCTTTAATCCAATGCTCTTTATTTTTTAACTTCCAGACTAAATAATCTAAACCTGTAATACCATCGTTTTTTAATTCTTCTGGAGATTTTGAACCATCGAGATATAAAACTTTTGCGTTAGCATCTATATCTTTAATACGTTTAATAACATCGTAACTAAAACTGATATAATAAGAGATATACGCTTCAGCTTTTAATTCTTTAACCAAGGCTACCGTTTTGTTAGCCATTTCAATATTTCGACCTTCGATTTTGGAAGGCTTTATTTCGCACACCAAACCCGTTGTAGTATTATTAATCATACCTGCACTAATAAAATCTCTTAGTGTAGGAAGTGTTTCACCATTTGGTAACTTATGTTTTGCTAATTCTTCATACGTTGACGTTTCTATATCGACACCTTGATAATCGGCATCATGTGTTACGATTAAAACGTGATCGGATGTCATTCGAACATCAAACTCAGAACCTGTACAGTTTAAGCGGATCGCCTCATGTAATGCAGCGATAGAATTTTTAGGAAAACCTTTAGCTTTCCATGCACCTCTGTGGGCAATTACAGGATTATCAGCAAAAACAATTCCTGGTTCAGTTGTAGTTGAATTGCATGATGCTAATCCAATACATAAAAATAAAACGATAAAACAACGCATAAGTAAAAGTATTAAATAAAAAATGTGTAAAAATCGTAAATTAAAAACACAAAAGGGCAAGTGAACTTGCCCAATATGTTTCTATAGAATGACTAATTCAAATAATTAATTGTAACCATTATTCTGAGGATAATCTGGGCCTAATAAATCTAAATCGTTTTGAGAAATTGGCCAATTAATAAAATGTGATCTCCAATTGTCTCGTGGATCCTTAGATCCTAAATTAGCTGGAAAATACTCACCATCACCAGCATAGTTGGTCATCTGAAAATCCATAACATTTTGTCCCATTCGCTTTAATGTAAACCAACGTTGCCCCTCAAATGCCAATTCTCTTGCACGTTCATCTAAAATGGTTTGTTGATCTACAAACGTCACAGGCGCGGCACCAGCCCTAGTTCTCACAGCATTAATATATGGTAAAGGATCACCTGAAGATCTCATTATCGCTTCTGCAGCTATTAAATACGTCTCTGCTAATCTGTAAACCATAATATTACCTCTAATGGTGTAAGACGCTTCATTACCATCTTCTTGTGCAAATTTGATACAAGAAGGATGCATCCTTTGGTAATACAAACTGTAGTTGTCGCTTGGATTATCTAAATCTGTAATAGGCGCGTAATTATCGACCTCTTCACCAATTCTATCACCTGAAGTATAATAATATTTTAATCTAAAATAAGTATTATCATCTCTTGTATCGTTTGGATCTTCAGCTAAAAGATTTAATAAATATAAATTCGGAACAACTCTAGAGAAACCTCTACCTCCTTGTTCATTATTATAATCTACTCCAGAAATCTGAAAAAATTGAGCTACATAATTCGCATTCATCATGGTGGCATCACCTCCTCCAAGTACATCATCTTTAGACTGTATTACAAATAAAGCTTCTGAATTATTTCTATCTCCAGCAAATACAGCTGCAGTATTAGACACTAAACTATGAGGACTATCTGGTCCTTCTATAACATCTAATGCTTGAGTTTTCGCTTCTGTCCAATCCCCTTGCCACATCGCTACTTTCGCTTTCACATGCTTCGCTGTTCCTTTTGTAACACGGCCAAAAGTATCTGACCAGTTTAAATTTTCGATAGCAAAGTTTAAATCACTATTGATAAGTGCAAAAATTTCTTGTTCTGACGATTTATCATTTATAACATCAAAAGCATTATCTAAAGTTATGGTTTCTGTAGTGACATAAATATTATTATACATTCTGTACAAATAGAAATAAGCATGTGCTCTAAAAAACTTTGCTTCTGATAAAATTTGAGCTCTTGCTCCTTCATCAATACCTTCTAAAGTTTCAGCTGCATTGATTATTGCTGTTGCTTTATTAGCGATATTGTAATAATGTTTCCAAAATAATGACGATGCAAAAGTGGCCCCTAAATCTACTGGAGAAATACCTCTTTCGTATCTTCCTAATAAGCCTGTATAACCCGATCTTGAAAATGTTAAATCAGCTCTAGAAGACATAAGTACTGAGCCCATGTAATCTTCAGTACTGTTATCGTAGCGATCTCTTTCAAATTTATATAAACTTACAACACCAGACTTTAAACCACCTTCTGTTGTGTAAATATAATCCGCATCAATTAGCGTACTTGGTTGTTCTTCTAAGTAGTCTTCACATGAAGCAACTACAAAAAATAACGCCATGGCTAGCAGAAGGCCACCTTTTATTTTTGAATTAAAAAACTTCGTTTTCATAATATTATTCTTTTTTTAATTAAAATTTAACTCTTACACCAAAAGTGAATGATTTCGCATCTGGATAACCTGTATCTGCACTAGAATAAGTATCTCTGATATTTACTTCTGGACTGTAACCTAAATAATCTGTTTTTGTAAATACATTTGTTGCAGTCACATAGAATCTAATCTGCTCAAATTTTAATTTAGATGTAAACTTTTCTGCTAAAGTGTAACCTAAGCTTACTGTTCTTAACCTAACATAAGAAGCATCTTTAACTGCTAATGCATTTAAATATTGATCAGCAGCATCTTTATTAGGACGCGGAAAAGATGTTGATGGATTTTCTGGGGTGTAGTAATCTACTTTAATACCATTGATATCCCCTCTTAGTGTACCACCATTATTGTACTGATTTAAAAATGGATTTATCTTTGTAGCTCCTTCTACAACATAGAAATCAACAAATAAATCAAACCCTTTATAAGCAATTGATGTGGATATTGAACCAAACCAGTCTGGATTAGGATCAGTAAACACACGATCTTCTTGTGTGATTTTTCCATCAGGACCAGATATTATATTACCTTCTTCATCTACTCCATTAACATCCTTAATTCTAATATCACCTGGTGCTAAAGTTTCTTGTGGGTTTGCAGATTCTGGATTAGCTTGAGGTGAATTTGCATAATCCTCACCTTCTTGCCATATGCCATCAAATGCATATTGATAAATAACACCAACGGGTTGACCAACATAATAATTAAATGAATTATCTTCAGTGATCGCATCACCATTTCCATCATTATAAAGTTCTAATAGTTCGTTTCTGTTATTAGACCAATTGGTAGACACAGACCATTTAAAATCTTCTGTATTAAAGATGTTTGCTGTTAAACCTAATTCAAGACCCGTATTCTGCATTTCACCAGCATTAAAATATGTTGATGTATAACCTGTTACTGGAGGCACACCTCTTTTTAATAATAAATCTGTAGTTCTAGCGTCGTACCAGTTAATATTACCTGCTAACACTCTGTTGAAGATTGAAAAATCTAAACCTAAGTTTAAGGTTGTGATTCTTTCAAATTTTAAATCTGGATTAGGTAAAATAGTTGATGGTGAGAATCCTGACCCAGTTTCCTCATCATAAATATAAGGTTGGAAATCAGCTGTAAAAAGCGATGTATAAGCACGACCTAAATCATTAACCAATGAACCATAACTTGCTCTAAATTTCAATTCTTGGATTGCATTTACATCTTCTAGGAAGCTTTCATTATGAATTTTCCAAGCAAATGAACCTGCTGGATTATAACTCCATTTATTACCTTCTCCGTTTAATGAAGCTCCATCAGCTCTAATAATCCCTTCAAACGTATATTTATTTGCAAAGCTATATCGCGCTCTCGCTAAATAGCCTAAATAGCGAAATTTATCTCCATCGCGCTCAACGGTTACATTACCGATAGCACTAGAAATACCATTGTAGCCTAAATCTTCATTAGCAAATCCCTGACCTTCAGTAAATGTTCTAGAAAACGCATTTTCTTGAGTTGACTGAACTAAAGTAAGATTTAAGTTATGATCGTTGTTAATAGCTTTGTCATAAGTCAATATATTTTCAACTAAATAAGACTCTCTTAATTGATTATCAATTCTTGCAATACCTCTAACATCATCACCTGCGCTACTTAAAGATGATTGATACTGACCTCTTTCTGATGTTCTTCTCGTTAAATTAGCTTTTAATTGGTATTGTAAATCTTTAGTAATCTGCCATATTGGAGTCACATTGATAACGTAATCATTTCCTTTTTCATTGTGATCTTGCTCACGTAAATTCCACAAAGGGTTTACCGCTGAACCTTCTTCGCCACTTGGAAATTGTGTAATACTACCATCTTCATTATAAGCAGTACCAAATGGAGAGTTAGTAATTACATTCACTGCAGCTGCTCTACTTGTATCATCGTTTAATAAGTTTAAATCAAAATTTACAGAAAATTTATCTGATATTTTCTGATCAACATTTAAACGCAATGTTTTTCTAGTATAACTAGATGTTGGTATAAGACCGTCTTCTTTAAAATAGTTAATACTACCAAAAACCTTAGTCATTTCTGTACCACCACTTACACTAATAGCTTGGCTATTCACCAATCCATTTCTCATTAATTCATCTTCCCAATCTACAAAACGATTGTTTATAATATTGTCATATTCAGTTGGTGTGAATACTTCATCAATAACATCATCAGCATAACTATCGTCATTTCTAGTTGACCTCCATGCTTCTCTCCGTAATTGTGCTAATTCTTGACCGCTATAAACATCAAAATTACGTTCAATTGTTTTTGTTGTAAGAAAACCGTGATAGCTCACACTAACTTTTCCTGTTGCCCCACGCTTAGTCGTAATTAAAACCACACCATTTGCACCTCTAGAACCGTAAATCGCCTGAGCCGATGCATCCTTTAAAAACTCAACAGACTTTATATCATCTGAATCGATATCTTCAATACCTCCTTCTCTAACAATACCGTCAACCACATAAATAGCACTTACATTACCTTCTATAGATCCTTGTCCTCTAAAAATAATGTCAGAAGTTCCACCTGGTCGTAACGTTCCACCACCAACATTGACTTGTAAACCTGCGATTCTACCACGTAACATTTCATTAACATCTGATGTTGGTGATAAAGTAGCCTCTTCAATATCTACAGTAGCGACAGCGTTTACAATATCACTTTTCTTTTGTGTACCATAACCAATTACTACTACTTCAGCCAAAGCAGTGTCATCTTCTAACATCACTGTAATTTCGTCAGAACTATAAACAACGTCTTTAGATTTAAAACCTACATAAGACACTACTATTATAGAAGCCTCATTTGTAACCTCTAAAATAAATGCACCGTCAAAATCTGTTTGTGTACCGTTAGTTGTTCCTTTCTCTATAACAGATGCACCTGGCAGTGGCATATTATCTGCTGAAGAAAGCACTTTTCCTTTTATTTTGGTCTGCGCGATAAGCGAAAACGAACTGCACAATAAAAAGAGACAGAAGAATATTTCAATTCTCGATTTTTGAAATTTTAATTTCATGAATGATTGATTTAGTTAAAAATTAAAGCCCAAAACTATCATTTCAAAAGATGTGTAAATGAGATGTAATGTTAAGCTTTTGTAAATTTAACCTCAAATTATTGCAGAATTAATAATAGATACCTCGATTAAAAACGAACATCGCAAAAATCAAGAAAATCAAAGGTTTAAAAAACTACCTGAAGTACCGTAAACACTAACCTCATTATAAATTGAAGATTTCATAAAAAAAATCGCAAAAATCAACATAAATACACACTTGTCGGGGTAAAGTCTAGGTAAAAAACACAATTGTCGAGGTGTTAGAATTTTAAGATATAGTTAACTAAACTGTCATCGTGATCTAATTGTAACCTTTTGCGTAATCTGTAACGTTTAGTCTCCACACTTTTTATAGATATATTAAGTAACGGAGCCATTTCTTTAGAGGATAAATTCAACCTTAAATAGGCACAAAATTTCAAATCATTAGGTGTTAAATCTGGATGTGCAGCCTTAATTTTATCCATAAAATCTTTATCAGCATTGTTAAAAGCTTCTTTAAAGAATTTCCAATCTTTATTATTGTTTAAATTGGTATCAATTAGATCAATGGCACTTTCAATGTCTTTATTGTTTCTTGTTCGTTTTAACTCTTTCTTTATTTTATTGAGTAGTTCATTTTTTTTAATAATACTCATTGTGGAGATCACTAACTCTCTATTTTTTCCTTCGATATCTTGATTTAGTTTTTCATTCTTTATCTGAATAAGTGCACGTTCATTTTTTATATGTTCATGCTTAAGAATTCGTTCGTAATAGAATTTATAGACTTTATTTACTAAAAATGCAATTCCAATTAGAATTAACACATACAGTAAAATTGCTACATTTGAAATATACCAGGGTCTGTTAACTTCAAAATCATAACTAATGGAATTCTCAGTCAATTGATTTCCTACTCTCCCTCTAACCTCTAAAGTATAGTCTCCAAATGATAAATTTTCAAATTGAACACTTGACACATGAGACCATTCACTCCACTTATCAGAAAGTCCACTAAGTTTATAACTATAGCTAACATCCAAGAATTTATTATACTCTGGAACGGAAAAACCAAATGACACAATACCTTTTTCGTGTTGAAACGAACCATTTTCTGCTAATGGCAAATAATTTTTACTTCCATTAACATCCTTTTTCATTATAGAGTTCAAATGAATTGAATGTGTACTACTACTATAAGTTTCAATATTCGCTAAATCGAGCGTTAAATAACCATTTACAGTTCCTAGAATATATTTTTCACCCTCTATATGTTGTAAATTTTCAAATCCCAAAACTCCTTTTCTAAGATCAGAAGGAATTGCGATGTCCGTAATTTGAGGAATATTCGTAATATTATCATTCGTTATATAACTAATATTATTTTTAAAAAACAACCATAACTTACCTGTTTGATCCACTACAATCTTACCAGAAGTAAATTTCTTGGATGCCATTAAATCAGTTAAAACATTATTTTTAACAAACTTGTTTTCAGCGTCACTATAATTATAAATGCCATTTTCTGAAGTATACAGAATATCGCCTTGATAGCTTTCTAAACTAGAACTATTACCAATCGTTAATTCTGAAACTTCTTCAACCTTTATGGTTTTGGTAAAATCAGAGTTCATGTTTAATATAAAAACTCCTTTGTACTCATGATTTACAAAGATTTGATTGGTATTATTTATTTCAAAAAAGCGTGAAGAGTTTTTAAAGTTTTCTATTTTATTTCTTAATCCCCAAGTATTGTCTTTATACTCTAAAACATATAAACCATCATAATTTCCTTGAAGCAATAGATTGTCGTGATTTGGAATTTTCTTAAAGTTCCAAGCACCTAGTTCTGAACTAATTTTTTCTACTCCGTTTTTAGCCACTATAAAAGTCCCCAAATGATGTCCACAGATGAGTCTTTCATTATTATCATTAAACAGACTCCAAACCTGACCTGCAGTACCTTCTACAAAACGAAATGTTTCATCAACAGTAATTAACGGCCTATAAAATAAACCTTGATTTGTACCCACATAAAGTAAATCCTTAAAAATAATAGTCGAGTATACTGTTCCTAAAACACCATCGTAATCAATAAATGTTTGTATGGGCGAGGTCATATTTATACAATTAATTCCGTTATCCAAACCTGCCCAAACATTTTGATTGGAGTCTTCAAACAATGCCAAAACCGTATTGTTACTTAATCCTAATTTCTGATTTATAGCATAATCCAATTCTCCTTTATTGTTAATTTTAATAACACCATTAGAAATAGTACCAATCACAAAACTATAATCTTCAAGTCGTATACTATTAAATATATTTAACTTTTTCACACGGTTGTTTGCCGAAATTTCCCATGGTTCTAATTTGTTATTTTTCAATTGAAAAAATCCAGTGTTTCGAGTAAGAATCGTAAGCACTTCATCTACAAGCCATATATTAATAACCCGATCTTCAATAACGACAGCATCATTAATTATTAGTTTAGGTTGACCATCTTTTAATAGGTAAATGCCTTCATTTGCCACATGATAATAAATATGACCATTGATATTAAAAACCTTATAAATAATCTGTTCTGAATTTATAATTTTAAACTGTTCTGTTTCCTTATTAAAAAAGTACAACGTATGACCAGATTGAAAAAGCACCCACTCATTAAAGTCTAAAATGTTCCAGATTTGATCATCATTAATAGCATTTTCGTTTAGTTTTGGAAGTAAGGACGTATAATTTAGTACTCCTTTCTTATCCTTTAACCAATATCCAAATTCCTCATAACAGCCAGTATAAATCCGATCATCAATAACGTTTACAGCTCTCAATATCGTATTATTTGGAGATGGGTACGCTACCCAACTAGAACCATTATATTCTAAAAGTCCTTTGTTATTTGCGGCATAAATATAATTATCCTCATTTTGAGAAATCATCCAGTTTTGATTGTCACCTCCATAATCAGAGGCTGTAAATTTCTCAATAGGTGGTAATTCTTGAGCAGGAATCACCAAGAATACATGTAGAAATAATATAAATATGAAGTGTCTCATCTGTTTTGTAAAGATAGTTTTAGATAATGAACAAACAAAATGCCAGCTCTTTACGAACTGACATTAAAATAATAAACTTGAAAATAGTAATCTATGACAATGCAAGCATTAAAAAAGCTGCTAACGCTCCTCCAGTTAATGGGCCAAAAATAGGAATCCAAGCATAAGACCAATCACTTTTTGCTTTATTTTTTATAGGTAAAATAGCATGTATAATTCGCGGACCTAAATCTCTAGCAGGATTAATTGCATAACCTGTTGTTCCTCCTAAAGACAAACCAATAGACCACACCAAAAAGGCAACAGGCAAAGCGCCTAAAGACCCCATACCGATAACAGTTTCTGCCTCTGTAAGGCTTGCGTCGGTAAAGTAAAATATGGTAAACAATAAGACAAATGTCCCTATCATTTCACTAAAAAAGTTAGAAAACGTATTTCTAATAGCTGGTGCTGTACAGAAAACTGCTTTTTTAGAATCTGCATTCTCTGTTTCGTCAAAATGATTTTTATACGTTAACCAAACTGCAGAAGCCCCTATCATAGCTCCAATCATTTGTGCTAAAACATACATTGGCACATCTGCCCATGGAAATTTACCTGCTATGGCTACAGCAATGGTCACTGCCGGATTAATATGCGCTCCGCTATATGGACCAGCAATAACAACTGCGACATAAACAGCCAAAGCCCAACCCGTTGTAATCACTATCCAACCACTATTATTACCAATGGTTTTATTAAGGACGACATTGGCTACTACGCCTCCACCGAGTAAAATTAAAATCGCTGTACCTATAATCTCTGCTATAAATGGTGTCATACTATAAATACGTTTTTAATTGTTTTTAGTCCAATACTCTAAAGCATCAATAGCCCTGTACCAACCTTTAATATTCGTTTCAATTTCAGTCCTATCTTCTTTTGGACTGAATATTTTGTCCGTTTGCCAAATATCTTGAATTTCCTCTGGACTTTCCCAATAACCAACAGCCAAACCTGCTAAAAACGCTGCTCCCATAGCCGTTGTTTCTACCACATTTGGTCTCACCGTTGTAGTGTTTAAAACATCAGATTGAAACTGCATTAGCATATTATTAATGGTTGCACCTCCATCTACTCGCAACTCTTGTATAGATAGATCAGCATCAGCTTCCATAGCCTTTAAAATATCCATCGTTTGAAAAGCAATAGACTCTATAGCTGCTCTTGCGATATGCGCATCTGTACTTCCTCTTGTTAATCCAAATATGGTACCTTTGGCGTGTTGATTCCAATGCGGAGCACCTAAACCAGCGAAAGCTGGCACAAAATAAACTCCGTCTGAACTTTCTACAGATGATGCTAATCTTTCGACATCTGAAGAATTTCTTATAATTTTTAAACTATCGCGTAGCCATTGTACAACAGCTCCTGCAATAAAAACGCTACCTTCTAAGGCATAAGTTGTTTTTCCATTAATTTTCCAAGCGACAGTAGTCAATAAGTTATTTTTGGAAACAATTGGCTTCTCTCCAATATTCATTAACATAAAGCAACCTGTACCATAGGTGTTTTTAACCATACCTGGTTTTGTACACATTTGGCCAAATAACGCAGCTTGTTGATCTCCTGCGATGCCTGCAATCGGAATTTTAGTATCATAAAACGTAGATGTCGTATGGCCATACACTTCACTCGACGCTTTTACTTCTGGCAACATACTTTTAGGAATGGTCAATAACCCCAATAATTCATCATCCCAATCCATGGTATTGATGTTAAACATTAAAGTTCTTGAGGCGTTAGTGACGTCTGTAACGTGTTGTTTTCCTTTAGTGAAATTCCAAACTAACCAACAATCAATAGTTCCTAAAATTAAATCTCCTGCTTCGGCTTTTGCTCGTGCTCCATCAACATTATCGAGAATCCACTTCACTTTGGTTCCAGAAAAATACGAATCAATCACTAATCCTGTTTTTTGCTTTATGAGTTCTGATTTACCGTCTTTTTTTAGCTGATCGCAATAGTCAGATGTTCTTTTATCTTGCCATACTATGGCGTTATAAACGGGCTCTCCTGTATTTTTATCCCAAACCACAACGGTTTCACGCTGGTTCGTAATACCAATTGCCGCTATATGTTCTACATCTAATCCTTTTTTGGCAATAGCTTCTGTAGCCACTCCTGCTTGAGATGACCAAATTTCTCTTGGATCGTGTTCTACCCAACCTGGTTTAGGAAAATATTGTGTAAACTCTTTTTGAGCTGTAGATATAATGTGACCTTTTTTATCAAAAACAATCGCCCTAGAACTCGTTGTCCCTTGATCTAGGGATAAAATGTATTTACCCATAATTTATTGTTTATTTAGTAGTTTAACCGAAGTAGAGTTCGGAATAAATTCTTATTAATTTAAAATATATTGATCTGCAATCTGCACAAATTCTGATATCTGCTGAGCACGCCAGTCTTCAGTTTCATTTAATTCTGCTCGTACTAATTCACCAACCAATGGTGCAATCTCAATAGCTGCTTTTGCATCTAAAAATAGTATTCGCACACGTCTTGCTAAAACATCTTCAATGCCTCTAGCCATTTCATGTCGTACAGCCCAAACGACTTCTGCTTTTGTGAATTCTAATCTTGGATGTAGACGCTCACTTAAAACAGGATTTTCCTCAATAAGCTGCGCAATACCTTTTTGATCGGTTCCATAAATATAAAGATGATTGGCGCGATCTACAGTTCCGTTGGAACCATGAATCCTTATATTTTGTGTTTTGCATTTTGCGCTTGGTAACTTTTTTAATTCTATAACCTTATCCACGGTATCTTGAGCCATCCTTCTATAGGTAGTCCATTTTCCACCTGTGATTGTAATCAATTCAGAATCTGAAACTATTATTTTATGACTTCTAGAAATTTCTTTAGTTTTTTCAGATTTATCTTTTGGGGCTGCCAAAGGTCTCAGCCCTGCATAAATACTTAATACATCGGCTTTGCTCGCTTTTTTATTAAGATATCTATTAGCTGTCTCTAAAACAAAATCAACCTCTTTATCTAAAGCTTTTGGCTCTAAACTATGACTATCCAATAAAGTATCTGTTGTACCGACCACAACTCTATTATGCCATGGTACCAAAAACAACACACGACCATCATCCGTTTTCGGAATCATTATAGCATCGGTTCCTGGCAAGAATGAT encodes:
- a CDS encoding helix-turn-helix and ligand-binding sensor domain-containing protein, which gives rise to MRHFIFILFLHVFLVIPAQELPPIEKFTASDYGGDNQNWMISQNEDNYIYAANNKGLLEYNGSSWVAYPSPNNTILRAVNVIDDRIYTGCYEEFGYWLKDKKGVLNYTSLLPKLNENAINDDQIWNILDFNEWVLFQSGHTLYFFNKETEQFKIINSEQIIYKVFNINGHIYYHVANEGIYLLKDGQPKLIINDAVVIEDRVINIWLVDEVLTILTRNTGFFQLKNNKLEPWEISANNRVKKLNIFNSIRLEDYSFVIGTISNGVIKINNKGELDYAINQKLGLSNNTVLALFEDSNQNVWAGLDNGINCINMTSPIQTFIDYDGVLGTVYSTIIFKDLLYVGTNQGLFYRPLITVDETFRFVEGTAGQVWSLFNDNNERLICGHHLGTFIVAKNGVEKISSELGAWNFKKIPNHDNLLLQGNYDGLYVLEYKDNTWGLRNKIENFKNSSRFFEINNTNQIFVNHEYKGVFILNMNSDFTKTIKVEEVSELTIGNSSSLESYQGDILYTSENGIYNYSDAENKFVKNNVLTDLMASKKFTSGKIVVDQTGKLWLFFKNNISYITNDNITNIPQITDIAIPSDLRKGVLGFENLQHIEGEKYILGTVNGYLTLDLANIETYSSSTHSIHLNSIMKKDVNGSKNYLPLAENGSFQHEKGIVSFGFSVPEYNKFLDVSYSYKLSGLSDKWSEWSHVSSVQFENLSFGDYTLEVRGRVGNQLTENSISYDFEVNRPWYISNVAILLYVLILIGIAFLVNKVYKFYYERILKHEHIKNERALIQIKNEKLNQDIEGKNRELVISTMSIIKKNELLNKIKKELKRTRNNKDIESAIDLIDTNLNNNKDWKFFKEAFNNADKDFMDKIKAAHPDLTPNDLKFCAYLRLNLSSKEMAPLLNISIKSVETKRYRLRKRLQLDHDDSLVNYILKF
- a CDS encoding SusC/RagA family TonB-linked outer membrane protein, which produces MKLKFQKSRIEIFFCLFLLCSSFSLIAQTKIKGKVLSSADNMPLPGASVIEKGTTNGTQTDFDGAFILEVTNEASIIVVSYVGFKSKDVVYSSDEITVMLEDDTALAEVVVIGYGTQKKSDIVNAVATVDIEEATLSPTSDVNEMLRGRIAGLQVNVGGGTLRPGGTSDIIFRGQGSIEGNVSAIYVVDGIVREGGIEDIDSDDIKSVEFLKDASAQAIYGSRGANGVVLITTKRGATGKVSVSYHGFLTTKTIERNFDVYSGQELAQLRREAWRSTRNDDSYADDVIDEVFTPTEYDNIINNRFVDWEDELMRNGLVNSQAISVSGGTEMTKVFGSINYFKEDGLIPTSSYTRKTLRLNVDQKISDKFSVNFDLNLLNDDTSRAAAVNVITNSPFGTAYNEDGSITQFPSGEEGSAVNPLWNLREQDHNEKGNDYVINVTPIWQITKDLQYQLKANLTRRTSERGQYQSSLSSAGDDVRGIARIDNQLRESYLVENILTYDKAINNDHNLNLTLVQSTQENAFSRTFTEGQGFANEDLGYNGISSAIGNVTVERDGDKFRYLGYLARARYSFANKYTFEGIIRADGASLNGEGNKWSYNPAGSFAWKIHNESFLEDVNAIQELKFRASYGSLVNDLGRAYTSLFTADFQPYIYDEETGSGFSPSTILPNPDLKFERITTLNLGLDFSIFNRVLAGNINWYDARTTDLLLKRGVPPVTGYTSTYFNAGEMQNTGLELGLTANIFNTEDFKWSVSTNWSNNRNELLELYNDGNGDAITEDNSFNYYVGQPVGVIYQYAFDGIWQEGEDYANSPQANPESANPQETLAPGDIRIKDVNGVDEEGNIISGPDGKITQEDRVFTDPNPDWFGSISTSIAYKGFDLFVDFYVVEGATKINPFLNQYNNGGTLRGDINGIKVDYYTPENPSTSFPRPNKDAADQYLNALAVKDASYVRLRTVSLGYTLAEKFTSKLKFEQIRFYVTATNVFTKTDYLGYSPEVNIRDTYSSADTGYPDAKSFTFGVRVKF